The Phragmitibacter flavus genome includes the window ACGTGGCCCATGATGCGTTTTCCAAACAATGTCAAATCACCCACGATATCGAGGATTTTGTGCCTCACAAACTCCTCATCAAACCGCATCGGATGTTTGCTCAACGCCGAATCCCCACGGATCACCACCGCACTCTCCAGCGTCCCCCCCTTGATCAGCCCTTTCTCCAGCAACGGCGCAATGTCCTCGTAAAAAACAAAAGTCCGCGCCGGAGCAATCTCCTTTTCATAAGTCTCGGGATTAATCTCCGTCGAATAAAACTGCGTCGTCCTCCCACCCGGACCCACATGCGTGCAGGAGATCCGAAACTTTTTGTCCGGCACAATCGTCAACAAACTGCCATCGCGTGACTCCAGATGCATCGGCTCGCGCACTTCAAAGACCGACCTCAACTCCGCCTGCTCCACCCGACCGGCCTTCTTGATCAGTTCCACAAATGGCAGAGAACTCCCATCCGCGATCGGCGGCTCATTCGCGTCCATCTCCACAATCGCATTGTCAATCCCCATCCCTGTCAACGCCGACAGCACATGCTCCACCGTATGCACAATCACGCCGCCTTCAGCAATCGTCGTCGACCGCTCCACTTTCTGCACCTTATCCACGGAAGCCTCAATGAACGGCTTGTCCTCCATATCGACCCGGCGGAACTTGATCCCAAACCCCGCAGGTGCCGGTTGCAGGGTCAGCGTAACCTTTTCGCCAGTATGCAACGAAGTGCCTTCGAGAGAAGCCGCTTTAGCCAGAGTGTGTTGACGGTCAGACATGAACCGATTCCCTTAACCGCCTCAACCTCCGAGTCAAGCGCATCATCCACCCCCCTTGACCGCGAAGTGGCATTTCGTCCTGCTCATTGCCCTTTTGTCATCACGTCTCCACCTTGCCATTCCCACCACTCGCAGGTAGACTAATCTCCGATCCAAGGCCTCCTGGTCACTCCCGGTCAACCATGCCCGATCCAGCCTCCATCCTCATCAAGGCCGTCTACTACGTGGGCCATGCCGTCGTAAGCTTCTTTGAACTGATCAAAACCGGCCAGGATCGTCTTTCCGAAAACTCCCGCGTCGGCGAATCCCCCATGGACCAGGAATCCCGCGCCTGCGTGCAAAACATCATTGACCACTGGCACTGGATGTCTCTCACTCTCATCGTGATCGCAGCCCTGCTCGCCTGGTTTTGGTAAAACTGGCTTTGGCTTCCCCTCAAAGGACCGCGAGTTTTTACTTCGCATCGGACCACCGACGTGCCGTCGGTCTCAGAACCAGGTTTGTCAATCCCACATCAAGGAATCGCTAAGTTGCCCATCTCACTTTACCTTTCCGCCTTCCGCCTTCCGCCTTTCGCCTTTCGCCTTTTCTTCCTACCCCGGCACCGCAAACACCGCCCTCACACCCCCACTCCCACGATTCCGGATCACCACCGTTCCTCCGTGCAGCGCCGCCGCCTCCTTCACAAAACACAATCCCAACCCGCTGCTCTTCTTCCCTGTTCCCGGCCTCGGCAGCGAATAAAACCTCTCAAAAATCCGCGACGCCGCATAATCCGGCATCCCCGGTCCCTCATCCTCCACCAAAAACCTCACCCAGCGCTCCTCGTCATCGCGCTTCAATCTCACCAACACCACTCCACCATCCGGCGAAAAATCCACCGCATTCTGCACCAGATTGCTCAACGCCGTGTGCAACAAAAACGCCTCCCCAAACACTTTCAATCCGTCCTCAATCTCGCACTTCACCCGCAACTGACGCTGCTCCGCCACCGCCGTGAAATGCTCACACACCTCGCGCGCCACCGCACTTAAATCGACCTCCATCGCCGACTCTAAAAATTTCTGCTTCTCCAGCGCCGTCAGCTTCAACAGACGATCCAACAAATCCTGCAATCGCAACGACTCCAGCTGAATATTCCGCAAAAACTTCTGCCGCTGCGCCTCGTTCATCTCGCCTTCCTGCAACAACTCCGATGCCCCGCGAATCGCCGCCACCGGACTCTTCAACTCATGCGTCAACGTCTGCACATAATGCTCCACTGACTCCCGGTTCTCCAACACATCCCTCATCGACTCAAACGCCCCGCCCAACGTCTTCATCTCGCTCCCATGCAACCCCGGCAAACGCGGTCGCTCCCCCCTCGTAATCGCCCGCGCGTAATCCGTCAGCCGACGAATCGGACGCGTCGTCCACCGCGCCAGCAAAAACGACCCCATCATCATCGCCAAAACCAAACTCCCAATCGTCCGCTTCAACCACTCCTTCGTCTCATCCCGAAACATAAAAACGTTCTTCTGCGGCTTACCCAAACTCACCACCCCCACAATCCTCTCCTCCACAAAAATCGGCGCCCCGACAAACAGCATCGACGAGTTCTTGTCCTCCTCGTTCCATCGCGTCGACCTCGCTCCATACATGCCTTTTAACGTCAACAACACATCCCGCATCGACCGCACATCGCCCACCTGCTCCGGGTGCATCGAATCGAACAACACCCGCCCGTCCGCGTCCGTCACATACACTTCAAGATCCACTTCGGTCTTCACCAAAGAATAGATTCGCGCCTCCAACACCCTCCCCTTCACCCCCACAAACGCTTCCTCCAACACCTTCGGATCAAAATTTCCCCCTGGCCCCAGATCCCGCTCCAGCAGCTCCGCCAGCAGGTTCGCCATGTCCACCATCCCCTCCTCCGCCGCCTCCAGATACTGCCTCTCCACCCGATCCAACACCTTGTCCATCATCAACCAAAATCCCATCCCTGCAATCAAGGTAAACCCCGCCAGCAACCGCGACGTCAGCGACGCCGTGTTGATAAAGTGCATCACCAATCTGAAGTAAAAAGCCAGCCACTTCATGAAACCTTCCGCCCAGCCTCCCC containing:
- a CDS encoding bifunctional UDP-3-O-[3-hydroxymyristoyl] N-acetylglucosamine deacetylase/3-hydroxyacyl-ACP dehydratase, whose product is MSDRQHTLAKAASLEGTSLHTGEKVTLTLQPAPAGFGIKFRRVDMEDKPFIEASVDKVQKVERSTTIAEGGVIVHTVEHVLSALTGMGIDNAIVEMDANEPPIADGSSLPFVELIKKAGRVEQAELRSVFEVREPMHLESRDGSLLTIVPDKKFRISCTHVGPGGRTTQFYSTEINPETYEKEIAPARTFVFYEDIAPLLEKGLIKGGTLESAVVIRGDSALSKHPMRFDEEFVRHKILDIVGDLTLFGKRIMGHVIAVRPGHGPNTELARKLKKSYEEMRSMVPVPVSIPHGEAVLGINEIMKILPHRYPFLLVDRIVGFEGETKCTGVKNVTINEPFFQGHFPGHPIMPGVLQLEAMAQVASILLLRAPENQGKIGYFMSADNVKWRRPVLPGDILFIETEMLKVKRSIGQAKGRCIVNGQVVSEADLMFSLVNM
- the creC gene encoding two-component system sensor histidine kinase CreC; translation: MHFINTASLTSRLLAGFTLIAGMGFWLMMDKVLDRVERQYLEAAEEGMVDMANLLAELLERDLGPGGNFDPKVLEEAFVGVKGRVLEARIYSLVKTEVDLEVYVTDADGRVLFDSMHPEQVGDVRSMRDVLLTLKGMYGARSTRWNEEDKNSSMLFVGAPIFVEERIVGVVSLGKPQKNVFMFRDETKEWLKRTIGSLVLAMMMGSFLLARWTTRPIRRLTDYARAITRGERPRLPGLHGSEMKTLGGAFESMRDVLENRESVEHYVQTLTHELKSPVAAIRGASELLQEGEMNEAQRQKFLRNIQLESLRLQDLLDRLLKLTALEKQKFLESAMEVDLSAVAREVCEHFTAVAEQRQLRVKCEIEDGLKVFGEAFLLHTALSNLVQNAVDFSPDGGVVLVRLKRDDEERWVRFLVEDEGPGMPDYAASRIFERFYSLPRPGTGKKSSGLGLCFVKEAAALHGGTVVIRNRGSGGVRAVFAVPG